A window of the Scylla paramamosain isolate STU-SP2022 chromosome 34, ASM3559412v1, whole genome shotgun sequence genome harbors these coding sequences:
- the LOC135090298 gene encoding mitogen-activated protein kinase 15-like isoform X3 produces METDLHNVIKKGNVLEDIHRRYIMYQLFRAARYLHSGSVIHRDLKPSNLLVDSDCRVKVADFGLARSVEPCAHVEPQGDPTLTNYVATRWYRAPEILLNSKRYTLGVDMWSLGCILGEMLLGKPMFPGSSTIDQIERIMAVIPPPNRDDLHQVSSQYASSLLNKPHSTRTPKTLRDLLVGAPPDAIDLLEKLMVFNPDKRLTAEQALRHPYVARFHNAANEPCLARAVVPCLRDDVQLSVDIYRNKLYELIASRKTRLRTSTSGERLVESGGTRGTTHSTSSQGRRASQASTQPSTGPANGNTNNNNSSSQSGQPIKVKVVSRKVERPAVVRVEEGSRRSSKDSDKSSAKSSSSSSPGSSGRHKSISPPLSRPDHHQHAQRPHHHSEAHSNLGQRHRSLEGFSNAGMGPVARSGGVTVTLATGGGGTSSGEKRGPFARSVSLTFPAASEGSPTKVVTSYNRQTAIQKTSPNKKSPQAASPVSGGQRGGGTITTSIGVGGYTRSPTKYPSSTNTSSTPYTNKAASHPLFATYSQHATISSTAYRELRQGVK; encoded by the exons aGACGGACCTGCACAACGTGATCAAGAAAGGCAACGTCCTTGAGGACATCCACAGGCGGTATATCATGTACCAGCTGTTCAGGGCGGCCCGGTACCTCCACTCCGGCTCCGTCATTCATCGAGAcctcaag CCATCCAACTTGCTGGTGGATAGCGACTGCCGAGTGAAGGTGGCGGACTTTGGCCTGGCTCGCTCTGTGGAACCGTGCGCCCATGTGGAGCCTCAGGGGGACCCGACCCTCACCAACTACGTGGCCACCAGATGGTATCGCGCCCCAGAGATACTTCTGAACTCAAAGAG GTACACGCTGGGGGTGGACATGTGGAGTCTCGGCTGCATCCTTGGGGAGATGTTACTGGGCAAGCCAATGTTCCCTGGGTCCTCCACCATTGACCAGATAGAGAGGATCATGGCAGTCATCCCTCCCCCAAACAGAGACG aCCTCCACCAAGTGTCCTCTCAGTATGCCTCCTCGCTGCTCAACAAGCCCCACAGCACCAGGACGCCCAAGACACTGAGGGACCTGCTGGTGGGTGCTCCTCCTGATGCCATTGACCTCCTGGAGAAGCTGATGGTGTTCAACCCTGACAAGCGACTCACAGCTGAACAAGCACTGAGGCATCCCTATgtagccag GTTCCACAACGCGGCCAACGAGCCGTGCCTGGCGAGGGCAGTGGTGCCATGCCTGCGGGATGACGTGCAGCTCAGTGTTGACATCTACCGCAACAAGCTGTATGAACTCATCGCCTCACGCAAGACTCGCCTCCGCACCTCCACCAGCGGCGAGCGTCTGGTAGAAAGTGGTGGCACAAGAGGCACAACGCACAGCACCTCCAGCCAGGGCAGGCGGGCAAGCCAGGCGTCCACCCAACCCAGCACAGGCCCGGCAAAtggcaacaccaacaacaacaacagtagcagtcaGTCTGGCCAGCCCATCAAGGTGAAGGTGGTATCCAGGAAGGTGGAGCGGCCAGCAGTGGTCAGGGTGGAGGAAGGCAGCCGACGATCCTCCAAGGACAGTGACAAGTCCTCTGCCAAGTCCAGCAGCAGCTCTAGTCCAGGAAGCAGTGGCCGCCACAAGTCCATATCACCACCGCTGTCCCGccccgaccaccaccagcatgccCAGCGACCCCATCACCACTCAg AGGCGCACAGCAACCTGGGACAGCGCCATCGTAGCCTGGAGGGGTTCAGCAATGCAGGGATGGGGCCGGTGGCACGGTCCGGTGGTGTGACGGTAACTCTGGCAACGGGTGGGGGAGGCACAAGCTCAGGTGAGAAGCGCGGACCATTCGCTCGCTCTGtgtctctcaccttccctgctgCTAGCGAGGGGTCACCCACCAAGGTTGTCACTAGTTATAACAGACAA ACAGCGATACAGAAGACAAGTCCCAATAAAAAGTCTCCCCAGGCAGCGTCCCCAGTGAGCGGGGGGCAGAGAGGGGGAggcaccatcaccactagcaTTGGTGTGGGGGGGTACACTCGCTCCCCCACCAAGTACCCCTCCAGCACCAACACCTCCAGCACCCCCTATACCAACAAGGCTGCCTCGCACCCTCTCTTTGCCACCTACTCCCAGCACGCCACAATCTCATCCACAGCCTACAGGGAACTGCGGCAAGGTGTCAAGTGA